A genomic segment from Thermodesulfobacteriota bacterium encodes:
- a CDS encoding NUDIX hydrolase, whose protein sequence is MNEQKINAPIPSATIILGRDRGDAIEMFMVKRNRRIDFAAGALVFPGGRVDVDDTAPGVIRRCGGAMNQCREPDPGFYVAAIREVYEESGILLVREGGAATIISPERLAGFEDKRRALCAGELKFSELLENEDLYPACDRLTPFAHWITPEFMPKRFDTWFFVADAPDGQVGSHDGSESVDSLWITPADVLTGASGGRFMVIFPTRMNIAKMARFCCLDEARSYCLEHPAIPVLPRMEQRAGGPVLCIPAEADYGLTEESVANLGF, encoded by the coding sequence ATGAACGAACAGAAAATAAACGCTCCCATCCCGTCGGCCACGATCATTCTCGGCCGTGACCGCGGAGACGCCATTGAAATGTTTATGGTCAAACGCAACCGCCGGATCGATTTCGCGGCCGGAGCGCTGGTTTTTCCCGGCGGTCGGGTGGACGTCGACGACACGGCACCTGGTGTTATCCGGCGATGCGGGGGGGCGATGAATCAGTGCCGGGAACCGGATCCGGGGTTTTATGTGGCCGCCATCCGGGAGGTATATGAGGAAAGCGGTATCCTGCTGGTAAGAGAAGGCGGCGCCGCGACGATCATTTCCCCCGAGCGTCTGGCCGGTTTTGAGGACAAACGCCGCGCGCTCTGCGCCGGCGAATTGAAATTCAGCGAGCTGCTGGAAAACGAGGATCTTTACCCCGCCTGCGACCGCCTGACCCCCTTTGCTCACTGGATTACCCCCGAATTCATGCCCAAACGATTCGACACCTGGTTTTTTGTCGCGGACGCGCCTGACGGGCAGGTCGGCTCTCATGACGGTTCCGAATCCGTCGACTCCCTTTGGATTACACCGGCGGACGTCCTCACCGGCGCCTCCGGGGGGCGATTCATGGTGATATTTCCCACCCGCATGAACATCGCCAAAATGGCCCGGTTTTGCTGTCTTGATGAAGCACGCTCATATTGCCTGGAACACCCCGCTATTCCCGTGCTGCCCAGAATGGAGCAGCGCGCCGGCGGACCGGTGCTCTGTATCCCGGCCGAGGCGGATTACGGCCTCACGGAAGAGTCCGTGGCCAACCTCGGTTTTTAG
- a CDS encoding CRISPR-associated endonuclease Cas3'' yields the protein MMVTFISQCEKNALPKTRRVLDAFADRIGDNTWQTVITEEGLKTVHKMLRQTATKSTAVSCHWIRSRSRSQLLWIVGNRSKFDERGVVPVNYTNKIMFIGDIEVMPEQILANTKGQRLDHHLFAVGYLAHEIIKRMVPQNGNLAKAVFVAGCWHDIGKIDPSFQKWLSEKLKNKQMEEVPEDGQHIDKSGPFSWQKHPRHNEISLLLFHILSKIDGAYIDRAKHAIYWHHAKPIRQEKNKIKGVVGVFNKLKSFEQDYPKLTASAVVILKSVQAIANEYCDELPAEIDSLMVPQFTSIEDSLEIADLPAYKRYSSKESVDKYQNNIQHNALNNLARSALITADRLVSWRLEGDALNERISNHILDALLDDAFQKERGLKHHIQRCLDGFNQNNPDVERNRQQAEAAKKLADEEVTVGVLKGPAGCGKTKIALEWALNTEAKKIFWVCPRVQVCQGLFYDLTSSIYLPEAKIEVCTGETKQTLVSGKPVETPEGKEFSGDIVITTIDQIINSITTHRNVTTLVDFMDAHVVFDEYHEYITMPAFNLLFAELVQCKRCQQNGDQTRPNTLLVSATPHPLFITQFLQLPRQDIIGIDSFNRNSYRIEFVEYDETKEDDTNPLFQIQPANTFVISNTAIVAQKSFIDNQNKENGILLHSKFKKSDREKLFEKVFTSFKEDGSRDYDILRSGPIVQASLNITCDKMVSEMTVAENFLQRLGRLDRFGRNQDVNQYVIAITEAIKRGVAQGSSARFLNSLKSLQSAKVWFDFLENRLPEKPLTINKIYALYDDFYNDGNCRGFVEQDLVAALKESVIRLDQKLFDPITLPSYKKELGKIKIKKHSLRGDNRFVQMAVCNIKDRQNLDRQNTYAYPEDKPEESFTFAIERICGHGVSDKNLLAFMAKKHHNIKKVKKAYKDIQLLNEARSPETPIYLSYTPDDLKLVEAEPHSHAIYYAIGEKQPIGAISLKQLNNGGE from the coding sequence ATGATGGTCACGTTTATATCCCAGTGTGAAAAAAACGCTCTGCCCAAAACCCGCCGGGTGCTGGACGCCTTTGCCGACCGCATCGGCGATAACACCTGGCAGACCGTTATCACGGAAGAAGGCCTCAAAACGGTCCACAAAATGCTGCGCCAGACAGCCACCAAAAGCACCGCCGTCTCCTGTCACTGGATTCGCAGCCGCTCCCGCAGCCAGCTTCTCTGGATTGTGGGCAACAGAAGCAAGTTTGACGAGCGGGGCGTGGTGCCGGTGAATTATACGAACAAGATAATGTTTATAGGAGATATTGAGGTTATGCCGGAACAAATTCTTGCCAACACCAAAGGGCAACGGTTGGATCACCACTTATTCGCTGTGGGCTATCTTGCCCATGAGATTATTAAACGCATGGTTCCCCAAAATGGCAATTTGGCAAAGGCCGTTTTTGTGGCTGGATGCTGGCACGATATCGGTAAAATTGATCCGTCTTTTCAAAAATGGTTAAGCGAGAAGCTCAAGAACAAACAGATGGAGGAAGTGCCGGAGGATGGACAGCATATTGATAAATCAGGGCCGTTTTCTTGGCAAAAGCACCCCCGGCACAATGAAATATCTCTGCTGTTATTCCACATTCTGTCTAAAATTGATGGCGCATATATTGATAGAGCTAAACATGCTATTTACTGGCACCATGCCAAGCCGATCAGGCAGGAAAAAAATAAGATAAAAGGGGTGGTAGGGGTTTTTAACAAGTTGAAAAGCTTCGAACAGGATTATCCAAAACTGACAGCCTCGGCCGTCGTCATTTTAAAATCAGTACAAGCCATTGCCAATGAATACTGCGATGAACTCCCGGCAGAGATTGATAGCCTGATGGTTCCCCAATTTACCAGTATTGAAGATAGCCTTGAAATAGCCGATTTGCCTGCATACAAACGCTATTCCAGTAAGGAATCTGTCGATAAGTATCAAAACAACATCCAGCATAACGCTTTAAACAACTTGGCCCGGTCAGCTTTGATCACGGCCGATCGTCTGGTTTCCTGGAGGCTTGAGGGAGATGCACTAAATGAGCGTATTAGCAACCATATTTTAGATGCCTTGTTGGACGATGCGTTTCAAAAAGAGCGAGGATTAAAACATCATATTCAACGCTGTCTGGATGGATTCAACCAGAACAACCCCGATGTCGAGAGAAACCGGCAACAGGCTGAAGCCGCGAAAAAATTAGCGGATGAAGAAGTCACTGTTGGTGTGCTCAAAGGTCCGGCAGGTTGCGGAAAAACTAAAATTGCCCTGGAATGGGCGCTGAACACCGAAGCGAAAAAAATATTCTGGGTCTGCCCACGGGTTCAAGTCTGCCAAGGGCTGTTTTACGATTTAACGTCCAGTATATATCTGCCGGAGGCAAAAATAGAGGTCTGTACCGGAGAGACCAAACAGACACTTGTATCCGGCAAGCCCGTTGAGACCCCTGAAGGGAAGGAGTTTTCAGGCGATATTGTTATCACCACCATTGACCAGATTATAAATTCCATTACCACCCATCGGAATGTCACCACACTGGTGGATTTTATGGATGCCCATGTCGTGTTCGATGAGTATCACGAATATATCACCATGCCGGCTTTTAATCTGCTGTTTGCCGAACTGGTTCAGTGTAAAAGGTGCCAGCAAAATGGTGACCAAACACGGCCCAACACGCTGCTAGTTTCAGCCACTCCCCATCCATTGTTCATCACGCAATTTCTGCAACTACCCCGGCAAGACATCATCGGAATCGACAGCTTCAACCGTAATTCATACCGGATAGAATTTGTCGAATACGATGAAACAAAAGAAGACGACACCAATCCGTTGTTCCAAATACAGCCGGCTAACACCTTTGTTATCAGCAATACGGCTATTGTCGCTCAAAAGAGTTTTATCGATAACCAGAACAAAGAAAATGGCATTTTGCTTCATTCAAAATTCAAGAAATCAGACCGGGAGAAACTGTTTGAAAAGGTTTTTACCTCATTTAAGGAAGACGGCAGCCGAGATTACGATATATTGCGCAGTGGGCCGATTGTGCAGGCCTCGCTTAACATTACCTGCGACAAAATGGTCAGCGAGATGACTGTGGCTGAAAATTTTTTACAACGATTAGGCCGGCTGGATCGCTTTGGCCGGAACCAGGATGTTAATCAATATGTGATCGCTATAACGGAAGCCATAAAAAGAGGGGTAGCCCAAGGAAGCAGCGCCCGGTTTTTAAACTCATTAAAAAGCCTGCAAAGTGCCAAAGTCTGGTTTGACTTTTTGGAGAACAGGCTGCCGGAGAAACCTCTTACTATAAATAAAATTTATGCGCTCTATGATGACTTCTACAATGATGGCAACTGCCGAGGATTTGTTGAGCAGGATTTGGTGGCCGCCCTTAAAGAGAGCGTCATTAGGCTTGACCAAAAACTTTTCGACCCGATCACGCTACCGTCTTATAAAAAAGAGCTCGGTAAAATTAAAATCAAGAAACACTCCTTGCGAGGCGACAACCGTTTTGTGCAAATGGCGGTTTGTAACATCAAAGATCGCCAAAATTTGGACAGACAAAATACCTATGCTTACCCAGAAGACAAACCCGAAGAGAGTTTTACTTTCGCCATAGAGAGAATTTGCGGACATGGCGTGTCGGATAAAAATTTATTGGCTTTCATGGCTAAAAAACATCACAACATCAAAAAGGTCAAAAAAGCATACAAAGACATTCAGTTGCTTAATGAAGCCAGAAGTCCGGAAACGCCAATTTATTTAAGTTATACGCCCGATGACTTGAAATTGGTGGAAGCTGAGCCGCATTCTCATGCTATCTACTATGCTATAGGGGAAAAACAGCCCATCGGGGCGATTTCTTTAAAACAACTCAACAACGGAGGAGAGTAG
- a CDS encoding Fic family protein, producing the protein MRVKNLKQLAALASQGEGETLEFKRSTGELKEAMQTLCAFMNGSGGTVLFGVRPDGTVAGQDVSDKTLRDISQAMDRFEPPAHVAIERIRIRSGREVLAVTAEGGGDVRPFSYEGHPYERMSSTTRRILQARYERLLVERSHARRRWENFPADGLALKDLDRKEILRTRELSIQQNRISPDTGRDIGEILDRLGLRIGGVLTQAALVLYGKRFLPDYPQCLLKMGRFRGTEITGEIVDNRQEYLNAFAMVREGMAFLERTMPLGARFPTGQIFREDRFPVPPDALREILLNAVMHRDYSNPSGYVAIVVFDDRVEIRSYGRLPMGLTVKQLSGRHDSKPVNPLIAGAFHRTGAVEVWGRGTNRVIAMCKKHGAAPPVFDEGQGFLTVTFKMQMVATGISDAQSTEPVTAQVSAQVTAQVAVQVLTFCQEPKPAKAIMAELGLKHWKTFQSNYLNPLLEQGWLERTVPDKPQSRLQKYRLTAKGRKMITKQGK; encoded by the coding sequence ATGAGAGTGAAGAACCTGAAGCAGCTTGCCGCTCTCGCAAGCCAGGGAGAAGGCGAAACCCTTGAATTCAAACGCTCGACCGGAGAATTAAAAGAGGCCATGCAGACGTTGTGTGCTTTCATGAACGGTTCCGGCGGCACCGTGTTGTTCGGGGTCCGGCCCGATGGAACCGTCGCGGGCCAGGACGTTTCCGACAAAACACTCCGTGATATTTCTCAGGCCATGGATCGTTTCGAACCGCCCGCCCATGTGGCTATCGAACGAATCCGCATCAGAAGCGGCCGTGAGGTCCTGGCCGTCACGGCGGAAGGCGGCGGGGATGTCCGGCCGTTTTCCTATGAAGGCCATCCCTACGAACGCATGAGCAGCACTACCCGCCGGATTCTGCAGGCCAGGTATGAACGTCTGCTGGTCGAGCGGAGCCACGCCCGTCGCCGCTGGGAGAACTTCCCCGCCGATGGGCTGGCCTTAAAAGACCTGGATCGAAAGGAAATCCTGCGGACCCGGGAATTGTCCATCCAGCAGAACCGGATTTCGCCGGATACCGGCCGCGATATCGGCGAGATCCTCGACCGCCTGGGCCTGCGGATTGGCGGCGTTCTGACCCAGGCCGCCCTGGTGCTTTATGGAAAAAGGTTTCTGCCGGACTACCCGCAATGCCTCCTCAAGATGGGCCGCTTCCGCGGTACCGAGATCACCGGCGAGATCGTGGACAATCGGCAGGAGTACCTGAATGCCTTTGCCATGGTGCGCGAGGGCATGGCCTTCCTGGAACGGACCATGCCTCTCGGCGCACGCTTTCCCACCGGCCAGATTTTCCGGGAGGACCGGTTTCCGGTTCCGCCCGACGCCCTGCGGGAAATCCTGCTCAACGCCGTCATGCACCGCGACTATTCCAATCCTTCCGGCTATGTCGCCATTGTTGTCTTCGACGACCGGGTCGAAATCCGCAGTTACGGACGCCTGCCCATGGGCCTGACGGTCAAGCAGCTTTCCGGCAGACACGATTCAAAACCGGTCAATCCTCTCATCGCCGGGGCCTTTCACCGCACCGGCGCGGTTGAGGTCTGGGGCCGGGGCACCAATCGCGTCATTGCCATGTGCAAAAAACATGGCGCCGCCCCGCCGGTCTTCGACGAAGGACAGGGCTTTCTGACCGTCACCTTTAAAATGCAGATGGTGGCGACGGGCATATCGGACGCGCAGTCAACCGAACCAGTCACAGCACAAGTCAGCGCACAAGTGACCGCACAAGTCGCAGTACAAGTACTTACCTTTTGTCAGGAGCCGAAGCCGGCGAAAGCCATCATGGCCGAACTGGGGCTCAAACACTGGAAAACATTTCAGAGCAACTATTTGAATCCCCTCCTGGAGCAGGGCTGGTTGGAACGCACCGTTCCCGACAAACCGCAAAGCCGATTGCAGAAATACCGGCTGACAGCCAAAGGACGGAAAATGATCACAAAACAGGGCAAGTAA
- a CDS encoding Hsp70 family protein, with protein sequence MDIIKRFSNQPVSRSGGIVRTLSIDLGTTNSTIAESIWLPGYPPMCRVLKIIQPLATGTFTGELVPSFLAVTKSDTVIVGEGARRLRSGADKGELGRWRNYFYETKNDMGLNKTYAEAPAYLDHAYKAAGYLLAFLVEAAEKNATAPYQALTVTVPASFQMNQRQDTLRAAQMADLHLGQDSLLEEPAAALIDYLMSDNKRLFLSPGKEVVCLIFDYGGGTCDVSVVSITSSGENKPLTVSERSVSRYHRLGGGDIDAAIVHEALIPALMTENKLGPLELTWENKKLELEPQLIATAEILKIDLCRKIRQSIDQCEYAEVNPTMFKVTAPDITCRLNGRDFHLSCPSLSAAQFEGLLEPFLDTDHLYARETEYRLTQSIFSPIEDALDRAGIDARKVDFCLITGGSVLIPQVRHAIEAYFGKDKVGCHDDPELMQTAVARGAAWNTIFKTITGRPLIQPVLHDGIDLETNDGNCHTLIEPGTPLPWPEDGSWRRLALEAPKVSRLFVEQLRFKLMSGLDGRHLLNEIWDLPQAACPGDEIIMEYRVTAGKQFECRAFLKKVPDAEFIRTIENPLVNVVNPGSVRLKIEETEEMLRRQKGGTRENVDDYINLAEWYAELNQHEKALHCLHVALKKNDGPNASALHLQGNYYGQLKNYDRAEKAYQEAWRTDPSWTGPLFNLALLYRNTKRHDEALNIIDKAMETTDDAGAFLSLKANILHRMEKAEQARKVAGEALERFLPLKMQSEWELGWYLTNARFLKDDKTVAAAEAEKERRKKTPEPEPDDDTPRPVVKGNLVPFNRATAA encoded by the coding sequence ATGGATATTATCAAAAGGTTTTCCAATCAGCCGGTGTCCCGGAGCGGGGGGATTGTCCGCACCCTCAGCATCGACCTGGGCACCACCAACTCCACCATCGCGGAAAGTATCTGGCTTCCGGGGTACCCGCCCATGTGCCGGGTGCTCAAGATCATCCAGCCGCTGGCCACCGGGACGTTCACCGGCGAGCTGGTGCCGTCCTTCCTGGCGGTGACGAAGAGCGATACGGTCATCGTCGGGGAAGGGGCCAGGCGCCTGCGGTCGGGCGCGGACAAAGGCGAACTGGGTCGGTGGCGGAACTATTTTTACGAAACCAAAAACGACATGGGGCTGAACAAAACCTATGCCGAGGCCCCGGCATATCTGGATCACGCCTACAAGGCGGCCGGATATCTCCTGGCCTTTCTGGTGGAGGCCGCGGAAAAAAACGCCACGGCCCCATACCAGGCCCTGACCGTAACCGTGCCGGCCTCTTTCCAGATGAACCAGCGGCAGGACACCCTGCGGGCCGCTCAGATGGCCGACCTTCACCTGGGGCAGGACAGCCTGCTGGAAGAGCCGGCCGCGGCCCTGATCGACTACCTCATGTCCGACAACAAGCGGCTCTTTCTGTCGCCGGGAAAAGAAGTCGTCTGCCTGATCTTTGATTATGGCGGCGGCACCTGCGACGTGTCCGTGGTCTCCATCACCAGCAGCGGAGAAAACAAACCCCTGACGGTGAGCGAACGCTCCGTGTCCCGATATCACCGCCTGGGCGGCGGCGATATCGACGCCGCCATCGTCCACGAAGCGCTGATCCCGGCGCTTATGACGGAGAACAAACTGGGGCCGCTGGAGCTGACCTGGGAAAACAAGAAACTGGAACTGGAACCCCAGTTGATCGCCACGGCGGAAATTCTGAAAATTGACCTGTGCCGAAAAATCCGCCAATCCATTGACCAGTGTGAGTATGCCGAGGTCAACCCAACCATGTTCAAGGTCACGGCCCCGGATATCACCTGCCGGCTGAACGGCAGAGATTTTCATCTGTCCTGCCCGAGCCTGTCGGCCGCTCAGTTTGAAGGCCTGCTGGAACCGTTTCTGGACACCGACCATCTCTATGCCCGGGAAACCGAATACCGGCTGACCCAGTCCATTTTTTCTCCTATTGAGGACGCCCTGGACCGGGCCGGTATCGATGCCAGGAAGGTGGATTTCTGCCTGATCACCGGCGGCAGCGTGCTTATCCCGCAGGTGCGGCACGCCATTGAGGCATACTTCGGCAAGGACAAGGTGGGCTGTCACGATGATCCGGAGCTGATGCAGACGGCGGTGGCCCGGGGCGCGGCCTGGAACACCATTTTCAAGACCATCACCGGTCGCCCCCTGATTCAGCCCGTCCTGCACGACGGCATCGACCTGGAAACCAATGACGGCAACTGCCATACCCTGATCGAACCCGGCACGCCGCTGCCCTGGCCGGAAGACGGGTCCTGGCGCCGCCTGGCGCTGGAGGCGCCGAAAGTCAGCCGGTTGTTCGTCGAGCAGTTGCGGTTCAAGCTGATGAGCGGTCTGGATGGCCGGCATCTGTTGAATGAGATCTGGGACCTGCCCCAGGCCGCCTGTCCCGGTGATGAAATCATCATGGAATACCGCGTCACCGCCGGCAAGCAGTTTGAATGCCGGGCGTTTCTGAAAAAAGTGCCCGACGCGGAGTTTATCCGAACCATAGAAAATCCCCTGGTCAACGTGGTCAATCCCGGCTCCGTGCGCCTGAAAATCGAGGAAACCGAGGAGATGCTGCGCCGGCAAAAAGGCGGCACCCGCGAGAACGTGGACGACTACATCAACCTGGCCGAATGGTACGCGGAACTGAATCAGCATGAAAAGGCCCTGCATTGCCTGCATGTCGCGCTGAAGAAAAACGACGGGCCGAATGCCAGCGCGCTCCACCTGCAGGGAAACTACTACGGACAACTGAAGAATTATGACCGGGCGGAGAAAGCCTATCAGGAAGCCTGGCGCACGGATCCGTCCTGGACCGGTCCGCTCTTCAATCTGGCGCTTCTGTACCGGAACACGAAACGGCACGACGAAGCGCTCAATATCATTGATAAGGCGATGGAAACCACGGATGATGCCGGCGCCTTCCTGTCCCTGAAAGCGAACATTCTTCATCGCATGGAGAAAGCGGAACAGGCCCGGAAGGTCGCCGGCGAGGCGTTAGAACGGTTTCTCCCACTGAAAATGCAGAGCGAATGGGAACTGGGCTGGTATCTGACCAATGCCCGGTTCTTGAAAGACGATAAGACCGTGGCCGCGGCCGAGGCGGAAAAAGAGCGCCGGAAAAAAACGCCCGAACCCGAACCGGATGACGATACTCCCCGGCCCGTGGTCAAAGGCAACCTGGTGCCGTTCAACCGGGCCACCGCCGCCTGA
- a CDS encoding 4Fe-4S binding protein, translating into MAYFITETCNGCTSCARLCPAGAIQGEKKNRHVIDLGLCIECGACGRICPQSALQDPTGRAVQSVKKQFWAKPVFNHKTCMACGICINACPAGCLKPGEPSRKDKNAYPELADPGACLSCGFCADECPVEAVTLEAPPEAMAKAG; encoded by the coding sequence ATGGCTTATTTTATAACGGAAACCTGTAACGGCTGCACCTCCTGCGCCCGGCTCTGCCCGGCCGGCGCCATTCAGGGGGAAAAAAAGAACCGCCATGTCATCGACCTTGGCCTGTGCATCGAATGCGGCGCCTGCGGCCGGATCTGCCCGCAAAGCGCTTTGCAGGACCCGACCGGCCGGGCCGTGCAAAGCGTCAAAAAGCAATTCTGGGCCAAACCGGTGTTCAACCACAAGACCTGCATGGCCTGCGGCATCTGCATCAACGCCTGCCCCGCGGGCTGCCTCAAGCCGGGTGAACCGTCCAGAAAGGACAAGAACGCCTATCCCGAACTGGCCGACCCCGGCGCCTGCTTAAGCTGCGGCTTCTGCGCCGACGAGTGCCCGGTGGAAGCCGTCACGCTGGAGGCGCCGCCGGAAGCCATGGCCAAAGCCGGTTAA
- the cas1f gene encoding type I-F CRISPR-associated endonuclease Cas1f has protein sequence MDDLSPSDLKTILHSKRANMYYLEHCRVMQKDGRVLYLTETSQKNLYFNIPIANTTVILLGTGTSLTQAAARMLCQAGVLVGFCGDGGTPLYMGTEIEWFTPQSEYRPTEYLQGWLGFWFDENKRLQAAKAMQVVRLNYLRKVWGKDRELAFADFDARSKAIAKVLDSYEIQVKEAQKTTQLLATEAQLTKQLYKIAAYNCDISNFVRERESTDLANSFLDHGNYLAYGLAASTLWVLGIPHGFAVMHGKTRRGALVFDVADLVKDAIVLPWSFICARENATDQEFRQQCLQAFADHDALDTMFDTVKQISQGEFSTP, from the coding sequence ATGGATGATCTTTCACCATCAGATTTAAAGACAATTCTGCACTCCAAACGTGCCAACATGTATTATCTGGAGCACTGCCGGGTAATGCAAAAGGACGGGCGGGTCCTTTATCTGACTGAGACCTCTCAAAAAAATCTCTATTTTAATATTCCCATAGCCAACACCACCGTAATCTTGCTGGGCACGGGCACCTCATTGACTCAGGCGGCCGCCCGGATGCTTTGTCAGGCAGGAGTCCTGGTCGGTTTTTGCGGGGACGGAGGCACGCCGCTCTATATGGGCACCGAGATTGAATGGTTCACCCCGCAAAGCGAATATCGCCCTACAGAATACCTGCAAGGCTGGCTGGGTTTCTGGTTTGACGAAAATAAGCGGCTACAGGCCGCCAAGGCCATGCAGGTTGTAAGGCTGAATTATTTGCGGAAGGTTTGGGGAAAAGATCGGGAATTGGCTTTTGCCGACTTCGACGCGCGGAGCAAAGCTATTGCCAAAGTTCTGGATTCCTATGAGATTCAGGTAAAAGAAGCCCAGAAGACAACCCAATTACTGGCCACGGAAGCCCAGTTAACCAAGCAACTCTATAAAATAGCCGCCTACAACTGCGATATATCCAATTTTGTCCGGGAACGGGAATCTACGGACCTGGCCAACAGTTTTCTTGATCATGGTAACTATCTGGCCTATGGCCTGGCCGCCTCAACGTTGTGGGTGTTGGGAATCCCCCACGGCTTCGCTGTTATGCACGGCAAAACCCGCCGCGGGGCCTTGGTTTTTGACGTGGCTGACCTGGTTAAAGATGCCATTGTGTTGCCATGGTCCTTTATCTGCGCCAGAGAAAACGCCACCGATCAGGAATTTCGCCAGCAGTGTCTTCAGGCTTTTGCCGACCATGATGCCCTGGATACCATGTTTGATACGGTCAAGCAGATCAGCCAAGGAGAATTCTCAACCCCATGA
- a CDS encoding aldehyde ferredoxin oxidoreductase family protein: MIKNKGYMGKILVVDLTSGEIREETLPDAVYEKHLGGLGLAAHILYARIPAGADPLGPDNMLAFVPGLLTGTGSLFTGRWMVAGKSPLTGGWGDANCGGTFAPEIKRCGYDGIFIKGISEKPVYLYVDDHTRELRDASTVWGLDTVEAEEYLETHAKEKGKKPKVVCIGPAGEKLSLISGISTDKGRMAARSGLGAVMGSKRLKAVVLSGQKRIGAHDRNEMKRLSRMCNKWVQFQPPFVTGPMTAFVGALLRVMPTVLTQDGMLYKILLKKWGTVSMNQMSPEMGDSPIKNWKGSSRDWGFRKSYSTNPDVFKNCEIVKFHCYSCPLGCGGICTMDDKYTHTHKPEYETVLSLGGFCMNQDVKGIFYLNELLNRAGMDTISAGHAVAFALECYEEGIITRKDTDGLDLTWGNAEAIVALVEKMVKREGFGHVLADGVKQAALRIGKGAEAFAVLAGGQEPAMHDSRNDPGFALHYSVEPTPGRHTLGSHLYYEMYQLWKVVKGIPKIPPMYLKGSKYKNPEKQAAIGAANSRFMTLVNCTGACLFASFLGAKRFPLFDWMNAANGWQLTPNDYMDLAGDIHTIKQSFNVKHGIEPKDCKISDRALGRPLQTEGANKGRSIDIEAMMTHYWEQFGWDGRTGKPSPETMKRLDGGV, translated from the coding sequence ATGATTAAAAACAAAGGCTACATGGGGAAAATCCTGGTGGTGGACCTGACCAGCGGCGAGATCCGGGAAGAGACTCTGCCGGACGCGGTCTACGAGAAACACCTGGGCGGCCTGGGGCTGGCCGCTCACATCCTTTATGCCCGTATTCCCGCGGGCGCCGATCCCCTGGGGCCGGACAACATGCTGGCCTTTGTCCCGGGGCTTCTGACCGGCACGGGCAGCCTGTTTACCGGGCGCTGGATGGTGGCCGGCAAATCGCCCCTTACCGGCGGCTGGGGCGACGCCAACTGCGGCGGCACCTTTGCCCCGGAAATCAAGCGCTGCGGATATGACGGCATTTTTATTAAAGGCATCAGCGAAAAACCCGTCTACCTTTACGTGGACGATCACACCCGGGAACTGCGGGACGCCTCGACCGTCTGGGGACTGGATACGGTCGAAGCCGAGGAATACCTGGAAACGCACGCCAAAGAAAAAGGGAAAAAGCCGAAAGTGGTCTGCATCGGTCCGGCCGGCGAAAAGCTGTCCCTGATCTCGGGTATCTCCACGGACAAAGGCCGCATGGCCGCCCGGTCGGGCCTGGGCGCCGTCATGGGCTCAAAACGATTAAAAGCCGTGGTCCTGTCCGGCCAGAAACGGATCGGGGCTCATGACCGGAATGAAATGAAACGCCTCAGCCGGATGTGCAACAAATGGGTGCAGTTCCAGCCGCCCTTTGTCACCGGGCCCATGACCGCCTTTGTCGGGGCGCTGCTGCGCGTCATGCCCACGGTGCTCACCCAGGACGGCATGCTTTACAAGATCCTGCTGAAAAAATGGGGCACGGTCTCCATGAACCAGATGTCGCCGGAAATGGGGGACTCCCCCATCAAGAACTGGAAAGGCAGTTCCCGCGACTGGGGTTTTCGCAAAAGCTACTCCACCAACCCGGATGTCTTTAAAAACTGTGAAATCGTCAAATTCCACTGCTATTCATGCCCGCTGGGCTGCGGCGGCATCTGCACCATGGACGACAAATACACCCATACCCATAAACCCGAGTACGAAACCGTTCTTTCCCTGGGCGGGTTCTGCATGAACCAGGACGTCAAGGGGATCTTTTACCTGAACGAACTGCTCAACCGGGCCGGCATGGACACCATCTCCGCCGGCCATGCCGTCGCCTTCGCCCTGGAATGTTACGAGGAAGGGATTATCACCAGAAAGGACACCGACGGCCTGGACCTGACCTGGGGCAATGCCGAGGCCATCGTCGCCCTGGTCGAGAAAATGGTGAAGCGCGAGGGCTTCGGTCATGTGCTCGCCGACGGCGTGAAACAGGCCGCGCTGCGGATCGGCAAAGGCGCCGAGGCCTTCGCCGTTCTTGCCGGCGGCCAGGAGCCGGCCATGCACGATTCGCGCAACGATCCCGGTTTCGCCCTTCACTACAGCGTGGAGCCCACCCCCGGCCGTCATACCCTGGGCTCGCACCTGTATTACGAGATGTATCAGTTATGGAAGGTGGTCAAGGGGATTCCCAAAATCCCGCCCATGTATTTGAAGGGCAGCAAGTACAAGAACCCGGAAAAGCAGGCCGCCATCGGCGCGGCCAACAGCCGCTTCATGACCCTGGTCAACTGCACCGGCGCCTGCCTGTTTGCCTCTTTCCTGGGCGCCAAACGCTTTCCCCTGTTTGACTGGATGAACGCCGCCAACGGCTGGCAATTGACGCCCAATGACTATATGGACCTGGCCGGGGACATCCATACCATCAAGCAATCCTTCAACGTCAAACACGGCATCGAACCCAAAGACTGCAAAATCAGCGACCGCGCCCTGGGGCGGCCGCTCCAGACCGAAGGGGCCAATAAAGGCCGGTCCATCGATATCGAGGCCATGATGACCCATTACTGGGAGCAGTTCGGCTGGGACGGCCGGACCGGCAAGCCCAGCCCGGAAACCATGAAACGCCTGGATGGCGGCGTATAG